A section of the Agarivorans litoreus genome encodes:
- a CDS encoding efflux RND transporter permease subunit: protein MEKKFFNQVIARPWLTLMLLMLAVVAMSSGGRFLTFVGDYRIFFGEDNPQLQEFESMQKVFNKTDSVTFVISPNEGDVFNPQSLTLIKELTDDSWLIPNSTRVDSITNFQHTEAVEDDLWVEDLLLELDMLDAEKVSKIEQVSLSEQLLENRLISLDGRVAVIAATITISEDDMQSEVPKTSQFVRELQAKYQQAYPDHKILLSGMIMMNNSFIEQSQKDMSTLVPLMFLLILVMLAILLRSVLGMLATLVVIVVTIASTMGMAGWMGFALNTVTVNVPTMVMTLAVADCVHVIASMLYEMRQGKSKKEALAFSLKINNRAIFLTSATTAIGFLTLNFSDSPPFQALGTIVAVGVMLAYVYALTILPALLNILPIKQTPSISSRSNYDRLANFVINSRKWLMPITVVMIIGFLAMIPRNQLNDVATEYFSKQVDFRQSTDFMEENISGITTISYEIRSGESSGINQPHYMQKVADFSAWLRQQPEIDNVNSISDIMRRLNKNMHGDDPSYYLVPEERELSAQYLLMYEMSLPYGLDLNNQINVDKSATRLTITTKNMGSIGMIALEQRSLDWWQQNAPEYRVIAASPNLMFAHIGERNMPQALKGAFWALVLISVLIGISLRSLRLTFISLLPNLVPAGIGFGIWALIDGNINLGLSIVISVTLGIVVDDTVHFLTKYQYARKQGKSAEDAVRYAFVTVGKALAITTAVLVVGFSVLIGSTFTINANMGLLTSIIIAVALIIDFLLLPLLLISFDRAKGAENAAALQQKTA, encoded by the coding sequence ATGGAAAAGAAATTTTTTAATCAAGTGATTGCCAGACCTTGGCTAACACTCATGTTATTAATGTTAGCCGTTGTAGCAATGAGCTCTGGCGGACGCTTTCTTACCTTTGTAGGCGATTACCGCATTTTCTTTGGTGAGGACAACCCTCAGCTGCAAGAATTTGAAAGCATGCAAAAGGTGTTTAATAAAACCGATTCGGTCACCTTTGTAATCTCCCCTAATGAAGGCGATGTATTCAACCCGCAATCTCTCACACTCATTAAAGAGCTTACCGACGACTCTTGGCTTATTCCCAACTCTACTCGGGTCGACTCCATCACCAACTTTCAACATACCGAAGCCGTAGAAGATGACCTTTGGGTAGAAGACTTATTGCTAGAGCTAGATATGCTAGATGCTGAAAAAGTGTCTAAAATTGAGCAGGTTAGCTTAAGTGAACAACTGCTAGAAAACCGCTTAATCAGCTTAGATGGCCGTGTGGCTGTAATCGCCGCCACCATAACCATCTCTGAAGACGATATGCAGTCGGAAGTACCTAAAACCTCGCAATTTGTGCGTGAGCTTCAAGCCAAGTATCAACAAGCCTACCCAGACCACAAAATCTTGCTCTCTGGCATGATCATGATGAACAACAGCTTCATCGAACAAAGCCAGAAAGACATGTCCACTTTAGTGCCGCTAATGTTCTTGCTCATTTTGGTGATGCTAGCCATTTTACTGCGCTCGGTATTAGGCATGCTAGCGACCTTAGTGGTCATTGTTGTGACTATTGCCAGCACCATGGGCATGGCCGGCTGGATGGGTTTTGCACTCAATACCGTAACGGTAAATGTGCCCACCATGGTAATGACCTTAGCCGTGGCCGATTGTGTGCACGTTATCGCCTCAATGCTTTACGAGATGCGCCAAGGTAAATCTAAAAAAGAAGCCCTTGCCTTTAGTTTAAAAATCAATAACCGCGCAATTTTCCTTACTAGTGCCACCACTGCGATTGGTTTCTTAACCCTTAACTTCTCTGATTCGCCGCCGTTTCAAGCCTTAGGCACCATTGTCGCGGTTGGGGTAATGTTGGCTTATGTGTATGCTCTTACCATTTTGCCTGCCCTGCTTAACATTCTGCCAATTAAACAAACGCCGAGCATTAGCAGCCGTTCAAACTACGACCGCTTAGCAAACTTTGTGATTAATTCTCGTAAATGGTTAATGCCAATTACGGTAGTTATGATTATTGGCTTCTTGGCCATGATCCCACGCAACCAACTTAACGACGTAGCTACGGAGTACTTCAGCAAGCAGGTGGACTTTCGTCAATCCACAGACTTTATGGAGGAAAATATATCCGGGATTACCACCATTTCTTATGAAATAAGAAGCGGTGAAAGTAGCGGCATTAACCAACCTCACTACATGCAAAAAGTGGCGGACTTTAGCGCTTGGTTACGCCAGCAGCCAGAGATCGACAACGTAAATAGCATCTCCGACATTATGCGCCGTTTAAACAAAAACATGCATGGCGACGACCCAAGCTATTACCTAGTGCCCGAAGAGCGCGAACTCTCGGCTCAGTATTTATTAATGTACGAAATGAGCTTGCCCTACGGCCTAGATTTAAATAACCAAATCAATGTAGATAAATCGGCAACACGCTTAACCATTACCACCAAGAATATGGGCTCTATCGGCATGATAGCGCTAGAGCAACGCTCCTTAGATTGGTGGCAACAAAATGCGCCCGAGTATCGAGTAATCGCCGCCAGCCCTAACCTAATGTTTGCCCACATTGGTGAGCGCAATATGCCGCAAGCCCTAAAAGGTGCATTTTGGGCATTGGTGCTTATCTCGGTGTTAATTGGTATTTCGCTACGTTCACTGCGGCTAACCTTTATTAGCTTGCTACCTAACCTAGTACCAGCAGGCATTGGCTTTGGTATTTGGGCGCTAATTGATGGCAACATAAACCTTGGTTTGTCGATTGTTATTAGCGTTACCTTAGGCATTGTGGTCGACGACACCGTGCACTTCCTTACCAAGTACCAATATGCCCGCAAGCAAGGGAAATCTGCCGAAGACGCAGTGCGCTACGCCTTTGTCACCGTAGGCAAAGCACTGGCTATTACCACCGCGGTATTGGTGGTTGGCTTCTCAGTATTAATTGGTTCAACCTTTACTATTAACGCCAATATGGGGCTACTTACTTCTATTATTATTGCCGTAGCCTTAATCATCGATTTCTTACTACTACCATTACTCTTGATTAGTTTTGACCGTGCAAAGGGAGCAGAAAATGCAGCAGCACTTCAACAAAAAACCGCTTAG
- a CDS encoding TetR/AcrR family transcriptional regulator: protein MNTKTRKAQEIANREELLLDIALELMAETGFAGLTMDKITQRSQYSKGTVYNHFACKEDVLCALCCRSMRLQIELYQRINDFAGSTREKMIAMAYGYRLFNRLYPTLSMVVLSMKTPNIMEKTSSIRSASVSEHENKIVGIAVKLIEEAVALGEIPANQNVDANAATFAAWSMAFGTNALSSAVVNKSSKFCSAGFDSQYALLYNINLLCDGLNWQPLSQQQDYLATWQRIGQELYADELAILEKNETLY, encoded by the coding sequence ATGAATACCAAAACCAGAAAAGCCCAAGAAATTGCCAACCGCGAAGAGCTGCTGCTAGATATAGCATTGGAGCTGATGGCTGAAACCGGCTTTGCTGGCCTTACGATGGATAAAATCACCCAACGTTCGCAGTATTCAAAAGGCACCGTGTATAACCACTTTGCCTGTAAAGAAGACGTATTGTGTGCCTTGTGCTGCCGCTCTATGCGCTTACAAATAGAGCTATACCAGCGGATTAATGATTTTGCTGGTAGCACTCGAGAAAAGATGATTGCAATGGCCTATGGCTACCGTTTGTTTAATCGTCTTTACCCCACTCTGTCGATGGTAGTGTTAAGTATGAAAACACCTAACATCATGGAGAAAACCTCGAGTATTCGCAGTGCAAGTGTTAGTGAACACGAAAACAAAATTGTCGGTATTGCGGTTAAGTTGATTGAAGAAGCTGTTGCTTTAGGTGAAATACCGGCCAACCAAAATGTAGATGCCAATGCCGCTACATTTGCCGCTTGGTCGATGGCCTTTGGCACCAATGCACTAAGCAGCGCAGTGGTAAATAAATCCAGCAAGTTTTGCTCTGCTGGTTTCGACAGCCAATACGCCCTGCTTTATAACATTAACTTATTGTGCGACGGGCTAAATTGGCAACCGCTGTCACAACAGCAAGACTACCTAGCAACTTGGCAGCGAATAGGCCAAGAGCTTTACGCTGACGAACTGGCAATACTAGAGAAAAACGAAACACTGTACTAA
- a CDS encoding YiiX/YebB-like N1pC/P60 family cysteine hydrolase yields MLKPAPLAKKLKTGDLVFFSGKGLSSDIIRYGTFSKWSHVGMVLELEAYDFVTLWEAVPNSKDTCLYSQQASNGVQVVPLHQRVKQHLGSISIRQLLGGTLSDEHLSKLMQLLEQLKLRHYEQDFWELARAGWEGPFGENQENLDSLFCSELVAAAYQHIGLLDKQKPSNEYTPANLSESQLTYLNDGFYLSPEIDLF; encoded by the coding sequence ATGCTAAAGCCCGCCCCACTAGCCAAAAAACTAAAAACTGGCGATTTGGTGTTCTTTTCTGGCAAAGGTTTAAGTAGCGACATTATTCGTTACGGCACGTTTAGCAAATGGTCACATGTTGGCATGGTGCTGGAGCTAGAAGCCTATGACTTTGTGACCCTTTGGGAAGCAGTTCCTAATTCAAAAGATACCTGTTTGTATTCCCAACAAGCCAGCAATGGGGTGCAGGTAGTGCCGCTACACCAACGGGTTAAACAACACTTGGGCAGTATTTCAATTCGCCAGTTGTTAGGTGGAACCCTGTCGGATGAGCATTTAAGCAAATTAATGCAATTGCTTGAACAGCTAAAACTACGCCATTATGAACAAGACTTTTGGGAGCTGGCTCGGGCTGGATGGGAAGGCCCATTTGGTGAGAATCAAGAAAACCTCGATTCATTATTTTGCAGTGAATTAGTGGCAGCAGCCTACCAACATATTGGCTTGTTAGATAAGCAAAAGCCCTCCAATGAATACACCCCTGCCAATTTGTCAGAGAGCCAACTAACTTACTTGAATGATGGCTTCTATTTATCCCCCGAAATTGATCTTTTTTGA
- the sstT gene encoding serine/threonine transporter SstT: MKQQSNNSILQFITQGSLVLQILIGIIAGSILAVLAPSAATSIGMLGSLFVGALKAVAPILVFVLVAASVASHKRGQNTQLRPIIYLYLFGTFAASLTAVAMSFMFPTELVLVSTETSANPPQGIGEVLHTLLFKIVDNPISAIMNGNYIGILAWAIGLGIAMHSASDTTKTLFNDVAAGVSSIVRFVIRLAPIGIFGLVANTIAQTGFSVLLGYSQLLLVLIGSMLLIALVMNPLLVFYKIRRNPYPLVFKCLRESGVTAFFTRSSAANIPVNMDLAQRLKLDEDTYSVSIPLGATINMAGAAITITVLSLAAVHTLGIQVDFATALLLSVVAAVSACGASGVAGGSLLLIPLACSLFGVSNDVAMQVVAVGFIIGVLQDSAETALNSSTDVLFTAACCKAAEEKA; the protein is encoded by the coding sequence ATGAAACAACAATCAAACAACAGCATATTACAGTTTATTACCCAAGGCAGTTTAGTGCTGCAGATCCTTATCGGTATTATCGCCGGTAGCATTTTGGCCGTTTTAGCACCTAGCGCGGCTACCTCTATTGGCATGTTAGGTAGCCTTTTTGTTGGCGCTTTAAAAGCCGTAGCGCCGATATTGGTTTTTGTGTTGGTGGCGGCCTCGGTAGCTAGCCATAAACGTGGCCAAAATACTCAGCTTCGCCCGATTATCTATTTATATTTATTTGGTACTTTTGCCGCGTCGTTAACGGCGGTAGCCATGAGCTTTATGTTCCCTACCGAGTTAGTGCTAGTGAGCACCGAAACCTCGGCTAATCCTCCGCAAGGCATTGGCGAGGTATTACACACCTTACTATTTAAGATTGTCGATAACCCAATTAGCGCCATTATGAATGGCAACTACATTGGCATTTTAGCGTGGGCAATTGGTTTAGGTATTGCTATGCATAGCGCATCGGACACCACCAAAACCTTGTTTAATGACGTGGCTGCAGGTGTATCAAGCATTGTGCGTTTTGTTATTCGCTTAGCGCCAATTGGTATTTTTGGCTTGGTGGCAAACACCATTGCGCAAACGGGCTTCTCGGTATTGCTAGGCTACAGCCAGCTATTGTTGGTACTCATTGGCTCTATGTTATTGATTGCCTTGGTGATGAACCCGCTGTTAGTGTTCTACAAAATTCGTCGCAACCCTTACCCATTAGTATTTAAGTGTTTACGTGAAAGTGGCGTAACCGCCTTCTTCACCCGTAGCTCTGCTGCGAACATTCCAGTAAACATGGACTTAGCCCAGCGCTTAAAGCTAGATGAAGATACTTACTCGGTGTCTATCCCACTAGGTGCCACCATTAACATGGCCGGTGCGGCAATTACCATTACCGTGTTATCGCTAGCGGCAGTGCATACCTTGGGTATTCAAGTAGATTTTGCTACTGCCTTGTTGCTGAGCGTAGTAGCAGCGGTGTCTGCTTGTGGAGCGTCTGGTGTTGCTGGTGGGTCGCTATTGCTTATTCCATTAGCGTGTAGCTTGTTTGGTGTATCTAACGACGTGGCCATGCAAGTGGTTGCTGTAGGCTTTATTATCGGGGTATTGCAAGACTCTGCCGAAACCGCGCTAAACAGCTCTACCGATGTATTGTTTACGGCTGCTTGTTGTAAGGCTGCTGAAGAAAAAGCTTAA
- a CDS encoding DUF3857 domain-containing transglutaminase family protein, with amino-acid sequence MIDLLRSSRLILTLFVFWLPHSLALANQANYWQIGAVPDWVQSAVNSPKVGNGVESIEYLLSDTQVNLNLSEAQRYNHYRYQVNDAAGVEDNSDINITFSPDYQTVVIHNVEVIRQGEPRSRLFEEDVRLVDIEPEKSNKIYSGHKQLQLWLKDVRAGDVVDYSYSVVGTNPVFDDYYSAFFKLGWGIEVKQVNVSVIASNKRRLKHQLIKTDTQVKVDKRATDTRYSLTLVDIPAYYSDGDEPSWEFSQPYWLVSNFEDWAEVNNWALGLFEYSAKNSTALNHWLDYLKSLPTKAAIEQAIGFVQQDIRYLGVEIGENSHRPHTPAEVFDNRYGDCKDKSLLLVTALKSLGINADPVLVSTYNRQTIRDFIPAYNLFNHAIVRFDFEGKEYWVDPTKNYQARGLNYIVQSSLGDALVVAKGNTNLSEVPDYLAIDNRIIFEHTYKAADYQSPVELLIKATYTGTQADRMRYRVASKSAKRMSKEYLEYYQRLYPKLSRLQAIQVEDDVNTNQLTIYESYLVPEFWTIENGEAVFELYSDLVDDYLYIPEKVNRLQSLALGSPISVYQVSKLVLPQDVDFSSLKSHRSEENEYIKLSSSFDYKNRTISFDHAYSNKARSVPPQDTEQYIEFIREARKRLSIRYSVTNVTEEDTYDSVAKLVNYLLSLKQANAKELN; translated from the coding sequence GTGATTGATTTGCTTAGATCCTCTCGTTTAATTCTCACACTATTTGTTTTTTGGTTGCCGCACTCATTGGCTTTGGCTAATCAAGCTAACTATTGGCAAATTGGCGCGGTTCCAGATTGGGTTCAAAGTGCGGTTAATTCGCCAAAAGTGGGTAATGGCGTGGAGTCCATAGAGTATTTGTTGTCTGATACTCAAGTAAACTTAAATTTATCTGAAGCTCAGCGCTATAACCATTATCGTTATCAAGTTAATGATGCCGCAGGTGTTGAAGATAATTCGGACATAAATATTACCTTTAGCCCTGATTATCAAACAGTGGTAATACATAATGTTGAGGTTATTCGGCAGGGAGAGCCTAGATCGCGATTATTTGAAGAAGATGTGCGGCTAGTTGATATTGAACCGGAGAAAAGTAACAAGATTTATTCTGGGCATAAACAGCTACAACTTTGGTTAAAAGATGTGAGAGCCGGTGATGTGGTTGATTATAGTTATAGTGTTGTCGGTACAAATCCAGTGTTCGATGATTACTATAGCGCTTTCTTTAAACTGGGTTGGGGCATTGAGGTAAAACAAGTCAATGTTAGTGTAATTGCTTCGAATAAGCGCCGGTTAAAGCATCAGTTGATAAAAACGGATACACAGGTAAAGGTTGATAAGCGAGCAACTGACACTCGATATTCTTTAACATTAGTTGATATTCCCGCTTATTATTCTGATGGCGATGAGCCGTCTTGGGAGTTTTCCCAGCCATATTGGTTGGTGAGTAATTTTGAAGATTGGGCGGAGGTAAACAATTGGGCTTTGGGTTTATTCGAATACTCTGCAAAAAATTCAACAGCACTAAATCATTGGCTAGACTATTTAAAAAGCTTACCCACTAAAGCTGCCATTGAGCAAGCCATTGGCTTTGTACAACAAGACATTCGCTATTTAGGTGTTGAGATTGGAGAAAACTCTCACCGACCACATACCCCTGCAGAAGTATTTGATAACCGTTACGGTGATTGCAAGGACAAATCGCTATTACTAGTCACTGCGCTTAAGTCTTTGGGGATAAACGCAGATCCTGTTTTAGTTTCCACCTATAACCGCCAGACAATTCGAGATTTTATTCCTGCTTACAATTTATTTAATCATGCTATCGTTCGTTTTGATTTTGAAGGGAAAGAGTACTGGGTTGATCCGACGAAAAACTATCAAGCGAGGGGCTTAAACTATATTGTGCAGTCTTCTTTAGGCGACGCTTTAGTCGTGGCTAAAGGAAACACCAATTTGTCAGAAGTGCCTGACTACTTGGCTATAGATAATCGGATTATATTTGAACATACTTATAAAGCAGCCGACTACCAATCACCGGTAGAGCTATTGATTAAAGCTACTTATACCGGGACTCAAGCCGATAGAATGCGCTACCGAGTTGCCAGCAAGAGTGCTAAACGTATGTCGAAAGAGTACTTGGAGTACTATCAACGGTTGTATCCAAAGCTTAGCCGTTTACAAGCGATCCAAGTAGAGGATGACGTTAACACTAATCAGCTTACTATTTATGAATCTTACTTAGTGCCTGAGTTTTGGACGATCGAGAATGGAGAAGCCGTCTTTGAGCTCTATTCTGATTTAGTTGATGATTATCTTTATATCCCAGAAAAAGTTAATCGTCTGCAGTCTCTTGCTTTGGGCTCGCCTATTTCCGTTTATCAGGTCTCTAAGCTGGTTCTACCTCAAGATGTTGATTTTTCTAGTTTAAAAAGCCATAGATCAGAGGAGAATGAATATATAAAGCTGAGCTCAAGCTTTGATTATAAGAATAGGACTATTTCATTTGACCATGCTTACAGTAATAAAGCTCGTTCTGTACCGCCGCAAGATACAGAGCAGTACATTGAATTTATACGAGAAGCGCGCAAACGCTTAAGTATTAGGTATAGCGTAACCAACGTAACAGAAGAAGACACTTATGATTCTGTGGCTAAGCTAGTCAACTACTTATTATCTTTGAAGCAGGCTAATGCTAAGGAGCTGAATTAG
- a CDS encoding outer membrane lipoprotein-sorting protein, whose product MQQHFNKKPLSMWLNRAAVICISLLFSQQALAETAEEKGLRIAQERKAFDLGWVDSKADTEMVLYNAQGDKSTRSIRIQSLEVEGDGDKALSVFDHPADVKGTAFLSFSHALEPDEQWLYLPALKRVKRIGSRNKSGPYMGSEFAFEDLSSFEVEKYTYTYLRDETIAGFDSYVIENVPVDKYSGYTKQITWMDKEAYRVHKVEFYDRKGQLLKTLTMSDYQVYADKHWRPSKMLMVNHQTDKKTEMFWNNYQFKTGVKESDFNKSKLKRAR is encoded by the coding sequence ATGCAGCAGCACTTCAACAAAAAACCGCTTAGTATGTGGCTTAATCGTGCCGCAGTTATCTGTATTAGCCTGTTGTTTAGCCAACAAGCATTAGCAGAAACCGCAGAAGAAAAAGGCTTACGCATCGCTCAAGAGCGCAAAGCCTTTGATCTAGGTTGGGTTGATTCGAAAGCCGACACAGAAATGGTGCTGTACAACGCGCAAGGCGATAAAAGCACCCGCTCTATTCGCATTCAATCTTTAGAAGTAGAAGGCGATGGCGACAAAGCCTTAAGTGTGTTTGACCACCCAGCCGACGTAAAAGGCACTGCCTTTTTAAGCTTTTCTCACGCCCTAGAGCCAGACGAGCAATGGTTATACCTACCTGCCTTAAAACGGGTAAAACGCATTGGTTCTCGCAACAAATCGGGCCCTTACATGGGCAGTGAGTTTGCCTTTGAAGATCTAAGCTCATTTGAAGTAGAAAAATACACCTACACCTACCTGCGCGACGAAACCATTGCCGGCTTCGACAGCTATGTCATCGAAAACGTTCCGGTAGATAAATACTCAGGTTATACCAAGCAAATTACCTGGATGGACAAAGAAGCCTACCGCGTGCACAAAGTAGAGTTTTACGACCGCAAAGGGCAGCTACTTAAAACCCTCACCATGAGTGATTACCAAGTGTATGCCGACAAACATTGGCGCCCGTCAAAAATGTTGATGGTGAACCACCAAACCGATAAAAAAACCGAAATGTTCTGGAATAATTATCAGTTTAAAACTGGCGTAAAAGAATCAGACTTCAATAAAAGCAAGCTTAAGCGAGCCCGCTAA
- a CDS encoding PEP-CTERM sorting domain-containing protein (PEP-CTERM proteins occur, often in large numbers, in the proteomes of bacteria that also encode an exosortase, a predicted intramembrane cysteine proteinase. The presence of a PEP-CTERM domain at a protein's C-terminus predicts cleavage within the sorting domain, followed by covalent anchoring to some some component of the (usually Gram-negative) cell surface. Many PEP-CTERM proteins exhibit an unusual sequence composition that includes large numbers of potential glycosylation sites. Expression of one such protein has been shown restore the ability of a bacterium to form floc, a type of biofilm.), with amino-acid sequence MKQIKKITMFAMFISSMVFSQQSAATVITLDPLEDVIVSSDIFDWVWASPCSGGCSQLVDNWEYAGGLYDDALNAALGVSTWRFASLAELANIPARDLFIDGNKCAAQYFDNTYSHCDFNDPMVSSVNGGNQDTLLVRVNNLSLPAQVSEPTTVAIMLLGLGGLLMRRRTSA; translated from the coding sequence ATGAAACAAATAAAAAAAATAACGATGTTTGCCATGTTCATCTCAAGCATGGTGTTTTCACAACAATCGGCCGCTACGGTCATCACTCTAGATCCTCTAGAAGACGTGATTGTAAGTAGTGATATTTTTGATTGGGTTTGGGCCTCGCCTTGTTCAGGTGGCTGTAGTCAGCTAGTGGATAATTGGGAATATGCTGGTGGTTTATACGATGATGCTTTAAATGCGGCATTAGGTGTAAGTACTTGGCGTTTTGCTAGCTTGGCAGAGCTTGCCAATATCCCTGCTAGAGATTTATTTATAGATGGGAATAAATGTGCTGCTCAGTATTTTGACAACACCTACAGCCATTGTGATTTTAATGATCCTATGGTGAGTTCTGTTAATGGCGGTAACCAAGATACTCTGTTAGTGCGGGTTAATAACCTTTCTCTGCCAGCGCAGGTTAGTGAGCCAACAACCGTAGCCATTATGTTGCTAGGTTTGGGCGGATTGCTTATGAGACGCCGTACGTCGGCATAA